One genomic segment of Streptomyces sp. NBC_00239 includes these proteins:
- a CDS encoding GNAT family N-acetyltransferase: MTWTFTEDMDTYLAAAGAFVAARPVTHTMMLTVADGLTRRGPHAFGDGVPCFGWWQEEDGTVAGAMVCTPPYPLLLGELSAEAVTALGAALADEPLLERAGGFNARRADARALAQAWGRETKVAEEIRLYRLEELVPPDPAPAGSARPATAADLPLLSRWYEAFGIDTDQPAPVSEAALRDRISYGGLLVWENEGVPVSMAAFTRPLHGTSRVAPVYTPPALRGRGYAGAVTAAVSAAARGAGADEVLLFTDLSNPTSNALYLRLGYRPVEDRLYVIA; the protein is encoded by the coding sequence ATGACGTGGACATTCACTGAAGACATGGACACCTATCTCGCCGCCGCGGGCGCGTTCGTGGCGGCCCGGCCCGTGACGCACACGATGATGCTGACGGTCGCCGACGGGCTGACGCGGCGCGGCCCGCACGCCTTCGGGGACGGCGTGCCCTGCTTCGGGTGGTGGCAGGAGGAGGACGGCACGGTGGCCGGGGCCATGGTGTGCACGCCGCCGTACCCGCTGCTGCTGGGCGAGCTCAGCGCCGAGGCGGTGACCGCGCTCGGCGCGGCGCTGGCCGACGAGCCGCTGCTGGAACGGGCCGGCGGATTCAACGCGCGACGGGCCGACGCGCGGGCGCTGGCGCAGGCGTGGGGGCGGGAGACGAAGGTGGCGGAGGAGATACGGCTCTACCGGCTGGAGGAGCTGGTTCCGCCGGACCCCGCGCCGGCCGGCTCGGCCCGTCCGGCCACGGCGGCGGACCTGCCGCTGCTGTCGCGTTGGTACGAGGCGTTCGGCATCGACACGGATCAGCCGGCGCCGGTCTCGGAGGCGGCCCTGCGTGACCGCATCTCGTACGGGGGCCTGCTGGTGTGGGAGAACGAGGGGGTTCCGGTGTCGATGGCCGCCTTTACGCGGCCGCTGCACGGCACGAGCCGGGTCGCGCCGGTGTACACCCCGCCGGCGTTGCGTGGGCGCGGGTACGCGGGGGCGGTGACGGCGGCGGTCTCCGCGGCGGCGCGGGGGGCGGGGGCGGACGAGGTCCTCCTCTTCACCGACCTCTCCAACCCCACCAGCAACGCCCTCTACCTCCGCCTCGGCTACCGCCCCGTAGAAGACCGCCTCTACGTAATCGCCTGA